CTGATCAAAATTGttgtttttattattatttagaCAACATATTTTCTATATAGATTGTGCTAAAATGGCATGCTCCCTTGGTTTTGTTCTTGCTTCGCCCATGAATTGAGGTGGAGTATATGTAATTTTGAGGGTAAAATGGGGCCATTAGAAAGTATAAATACGAGACTATATATTCAAATGATACAGACATACTTAAATACAAGACCATATATTTAAATGATACAAACCTACTTAAAATGAGGTTCATGAATTGGCATACCTATGGATTAGGGGGTGATGATGTGCATATGATCTCAATCTCTGTTGACTGCCACTGTCATATCTTGGTACTCCTATACCAAATGGAGTCATAGAATATTCAGGAATTCCTGATACAGGAAGATTACTCAAATGTCTGTGCTCACTGTCATGATTTCTTGACTCGGTAGCATGGAAAACTGGAGCATTATTCAAATCAGGAGTGGCATGGCCTTCCAAGCCAGTTGAATGTCGATGAAATGAAGTGCTTTCAGCACCAGAATTGGAAGTAGAAGGCACGTGAACAGGATGGAGAAAACCACGCAGGGCAAGATATGGGCAAACAAGTGAACTGCTTGCAGCACTTGAGTGGTCTCCAGTTGTGTGATCTTCATAAAAGGGAAATATCAATGCAGTAAAAAAGAAAGAACTTTAAGAGGTTGAAGTTTAGGTCAAAATACTTACAAGTTGGCTCAGCTTCACGCTCCCTGCAAAAGAAAATATAGGTTAAATTAAGAACTTGAATAAATGAAACATTCTTTTAAGAACCTGAGGTTCCATATACGCTAATGGTATTACCATAAAACAAACAAGAGCTgtttttagcaaaaacatggtaATCCAGCATTAGCAGTTAATTGTCACACATGAACCAACGGAGAGGCAATTCAGAAAGCAGGCAACTTGTGTTAGGCAACTTGTTTTTGCCTGATGATGGTATCACGACATGTCAACATCAGACTCAGACCATCTATCTGGATAAGATATCATGAATTATTACCTCCTAGGAACACGAACGACAGGGCCGCCGACAATGGTGTGGACACAGGAGATGCAAGCCGGATTATCGTTATCCAGATATTTCTCATTTTCTGTTTTTTATTAATCATTTTATCTCTTTGGAAATTCAATGGTCCAGATTGACTAGAGCTCTTAGCTCCAAGGGGGTAACTAGAGTACTGTAGCATGGCCCTATATACATTTGTTATGAATAAAGACCGCAAGTATGCCCAAACCACCCAACTCCGAAGCTTGAGTTCGTGTTGAGGAAAATGGGTGTCTGTCtatttcttcttaatataaaacGCCTAGTCCTCCTAGGTTGGTTTAGTTTTATTTCAAGGGGCATGTCGTATGGTTAACTAATGGATTAATCATCATCATGAACCATTGGTGAAAGCAACTACAGTTTCTAGGTTATCTTTCAGCCATAGGTAGACAGGTTGAATTCGTCTTGCAATTTTTGCAGATAGCAGCTAATTAGTTCAATAAACCAACATATTCATTGACATGCCATATGACAAAGGCAAATTTTGTTGTGGAACATCCAGTTTACGTGGAATATTCCATTTCGATCCGCAAACAACCAAATTGGCTAGGTACCATTAGAAAAGTATGGATCTTTGCTCATTCACACTGCAGCCATTTAAACAATCATTTTTCCAATATATGACAGGGTATGAAATGTTGTTTTGCCCCCAGGTCCACTTCAGTTTTTCCTCCTCTCCCCACCTCCTGTGTTGGTGATTGGCAGCTGTGGGCCACCACCGCCTCTTCTCACAATATGGATCACAGCTCGGTCTGTGCTATGCCACATCCTATTCGCCCCCCAGCAGCGGATCCAAGCTGGGTGCGGGCAGCTCATCGATCCCCTTCAAGAGGTGGGCTGGATCCAGATGGAGCTGCTCACCTCCATTCAGCGCCAGTTGGAGGCACCTCACACAACAGCCACAACCTCCCTACGCACATGCAGCTTGCCAAGGCAGAATTAGGAAGGGAGAAGAGGTGGAGGGGGCATTTAGCGCTTTGATCGGTGAAGCCACCGGCACCGTGGAGCATTCACTCGCCCAAATGCAGACACAAGCAGCGCTGAGTACAACCAGAGCAGCACAGGCAGGCTAGTCGCGAAGATCAAGCGCCGCGTGTCAACGCCATCAGACAAGCTCATGCCTGCAGAGATGCCCAACATGGCAGCCACCACTCACCCCACCACTAATGAATGAGCACTTCTGGGACTGCGGCCCTGTGTGGATCAATCTTAGCAGCAACTATACGGCTCGACCTTAGCTTCCAGGAGGAGACAGCACTGCAGCAGATGAACAAGGGAAGAGAGGAGGGGCTGGAAGGCGGCCACTATCTTATCTAGCATAAGAGGATAAAGACAAGAGGGAAAATGTCAATTCTCCCCACTCTCTCTCCTCAAATCAGATACATAAGTGCAACAATCATTGCAGTGTGCTACAGTTAAGAATCACGATTTTATAATGGTACTCGGCCAAAATATAGACAAAACAATGTAAAACAGCATATACTCCATCCGGTCCAGTATATTAGGCAATGGCAAAAAAAAGCAATACCAAGACGTATTCAATGGCTAATGTCGGGTGCCGCTCTATGACTTctgcatgtatgcatgcatgccaCGAGCCTGGCCCACCCTGCATCCCGCTCAAGGAAACACACGCATGCAGCAGTGCCCGGACGCTTCAGCTTCTCCAGCTGAGTTAATGCACACAGAGATCAAAGCAACATGCCTAATAAAATGGACTCACAATTTTTGCTGTGTCACCTAATAAAATGGACTGGATGGAGTACCAACTAAGCTCAGTGTCCCACATCAGATTTACCTATAGCAATAGGTACCCTCTTCTGAAAGTAAGGAAGAGGGCATCCTCATTCTTGCTTCACAATCATTCTTGCTTCACAATATTTGAAAGTAAGGAGAAGTACTTACTCAAACACAGATGCTAGCTGGGTGAATCCACTAAAGGGGCACCATTGAAATCCAAAAGGCTGTCAATAAAGACAACATATAATGAGAAATAGGAAAGTTCAAATTATGACAGGTGGTGATTGTGTACTAAGACTGCAAAATATGTCTTCTAGCGGCATGTTCATTATTCCCTCCTTTCATTTTTTATAACGTGTAGTTTGAGCATTCAAGTTCATGCTTTGACCAAAAATTAGTCCAATAACATGAGTCATGTGCCACAAAGATAGTGTTAAGTTCGTATTCAAAATCACTTGTTGATGATTACGAATTTATGATATTGTAACTAGTATCCATAAAATATTATAGGGGAAATTTACGGTCAAAGATTGATTTGCACAGTTAAAACAAAGGCAGCAGCACTATAACACACGTTGTAGTAATGCCTATAATACACAAACTAAAAACTAAAAAGGCGACTGATCATGAAGCAGAATCAACAGAAATGTAAGTCAGCACTTTTTTAATGTCAAATACAGCAGGGGACGCCCTCACTGTAGAAAATTTTGTATTAAGAAATATATAAAAAGGAGTCAACTATAGAAGAAGAGTCTGGAACCGAGCCAGACAGATATTAGCTCGAGGAGGGTGGCAAGACTAAGCAAAAGAATCTATACAGATGTAAATTAGTACTTGTATGACATCAGTGTGTATTTACTCAAATATGTGCACTTACAAGCTCGGAGGTGATATCATAGTTGTCACCAGTCACCCAGCCACCCATATCAATATCAGCAGAGGGGCGGTGTCCGCTTGCATAAAGCCATCGGCCTTTCTCAATCTTCCGACAGTTAGGACATTGCATCGCTCCTTTTGCATTGAATGCGGACCCAATACAATCTGGCAAGAAAAACGTGTTTAGTTCAGCAATCTGCCTAAGATATCATAACGTATTTTTCATGCACACGTTCACATAAACGCAGATGGGTGAGGCGACAGAGGGATTCTTGGAGATAACAGATAAGAGAAAAAAGCAGATGCGACAACAAAATTGTGCTGATGGTGTTCAAGACTTCAAATTGAATTAAACTTTGGTGCTCGACAAAATTTCCGGA
This window of the Sorghum bicolor cultivar BTx623 chromosome 7, Sorghum_bicolor_NCBIv3, whole genome shotgun sequence genome carries:
- the LOC8060919 gene encoding uncharacterized protein LOC8060919 isoform X2 yields the protein MFRHIYVRMMMMMGMRTARVRVTNCIGSAFNAKGAMQCPNCRKIEKGRWLYASGHRPSADIDMGGWVTGDNYDITSELPFGFQWCPFSGFTQLASVFEEREAEPTYHTTGDHSSAASSSLVCPYLALRGFLHPVHVPSTSNSGAESTSFHRHSTGLEGHATPDLNNAPVFHATESRNHDSEHRHLSNLPVSGIPEYSMTPFGIGVPRYDSGSQQRLRSYAHHHPLIHRPTPRSGSNLVAPLGSVPAVVAETRGHGHGARGHMYQQSMHSSVQGSPFPPTTRRVRPRALTITSFIAATSSGEIGGPHAHGFSAPGAVNRSVSDAEGISRPIDRPYTWGREGFAPFPWIPAEGESHWWGTFNPMQNHAHGSFTRRPAGERMPQSHPENGYQPVPPSQRMPPFL